In Acinetobacter sp. C32I, one genomic interval encodes:
- a CDS encoding putative porin translates to MKKLTLLATLISACFAINAHAYQTEVNGAYEHINMDDGKGNSAVINGKYYFNPVQTRNAPLAEAAFLDKASNIGGGYAYSKLKDDEDFGDLQFNIIGLQGEFYVPNSQFYLSGALHRTNVKATINGLGSNSENGDGYSLEAGFLPINGLLLAVGVADLSDSLNPVQVAQYGFTSTLSNAAIVSGENDDTAVSLRAKYVAQIGGYYTNFEALSYIGDETTYRLGADLYLDPTLNVGVSFADSTAKDSDSVFNIHAQKFFTPQFALGVGYTTTDGADAVALNGTLRF, encoded by the coding sequence ATGAAAAAATTAACTCTTCTGGCAACACTCATAAGTGCTTGCTTTGCCATCAATGCCCATGCGTATCAAACAGAAGTCAATGGTGCATATGAACATATCAACATGGATGATGGGAAAGGCAACAGCGCAGTCATCAACGGGAAATATTATTTTAACCCTGTGCAAACCCGCAATGCACCTTTGGCAGAAGCTGCTTTCTTAGATAAAGCATCAAATATTGGCGGCGGCTATGCTTATAGCAAACTGAAAGATGACGAAGATTTCGGTGACTTACAATTCAATATTATCGGCCTTCAAGGTGAGTTCTACGTTCCTAACTCACAATTTTATCTTTCTGGTGCCTTACATCGTACCAATGTCAAAGCAACAATTAATGGTTTAGGCTCTAATTCCGAAAATGGCGATGGCTATAGTCTTGAAGCAGGTTTCTTGCCAATCAATGGATTACTCCTTGCAGTGGGTGTTGCAGATTTATCGGATAGCTTAAATCCAGTACAGGTTGCTCAATACGGTTTTACCAGCACACTTTCAAACGCAGCAATCGTCTCTGGGGAAAATGACGATACTGCTGTTTCTTTACGTGCTAAATATGTTGCACAAATTGGTGGCTACTATACCAACTTTGAAGCACTCAGCTATATTGGAGATGAAACAACCTATCGCCTAGGCGCAGATCTTTATCTTGATCCAACGCTCAATGTTGGTGTCTCATTTGCTGACTCTACCGCAAAAGATTCAGACAGTGTTTTTAATATTCACGCGCAAAAATTCTTTACACCACAATTTGCTCTAGGTGTCGGCTATACCACCACAGATGGTGCTGACGCTGTTGCACTTAATGGCACGCTTCGTTTCTAA